Proteins encoded together in one Lutra lutra chromosome 4, mLutLut1.2, whole genome shotgun sequence window:
- the YTHDF3 gene encoding YTH domain-containing family protein 3 isoform X1, which translates to MFYLDLTLLHRAEETGEESFSVQNGSIHQKDAVNDDDFEPYLSSQTNQSNSYPPMSDPYMPSYYAPSIGFPYSLGEAAWSTAGDQPMPYLTTYGQMSNGEHHYIPDGVFSQPGALGNTPPFLGQHGFNFFPGNADFSTWGTSGSQGQSTQSSAYSSSYGYPPSSLGRAITDGQAGFGSDTLSKVPGISSIEQGMTGLKIGGDLTAAVTKTVGTALSSSGMTSIATNSVPPVSSAAPKPTSWAAIARKPAKPQPKLKPKGNVGIGGSAVPPPPIKHNMNIGTWDEKGSVVKAPPTQPVLPPQTIIQQPQPLIQPPPLVQSQLPQQQPQPPQPQQQQGPQPQAQPHQVQPQQQQLQNRWVAPRNRGAGFNQNNGVGGENFGLGVVPVSASPSSVEVHPVLEKLKAINNYNPKDFDWNLKNGRVFIIKSYSEDDIHRSIKYSIWCSTEHGNKRLDAAYRSLNGKGPLYLLFSVNGSGHFCGVAEMKSVVDYNAYAGVWSQDKWKGKFEVKWIFVKDVPNNQLRHIRLENNDNKPVTNSRDTQEVPLEKAKQVLKIIATFKHTTSIFDDFAHYEKRQEEEEAMRRERNRNKQ; encoded by the exons ATGTTCTATCTTGATTTGACTCTGCTTCATAGAGCAGAGGAAACAGGCGAAGAATCAT ttTCAGTACAAAACGGTTCGATTCATCAAAAAGATGCTGTAAATGATGATGATTTTGAGCCATACTTAAGTAGCCAGACAAATCAG AGTAACAGCTATCCACCAATGTCAGATCCATATATGCCTAGTTACTATGCTCCATCCATTGGATTTCCATATTCTCTTGGGGAAGCAGCATGGTCCACGGCTGGAGACCAACCTATGCCGTATCTGACAACCTATGGACAAATGAGTAATGGAGAACATCATTATATACCAGATGGTGTGTTTAGTCAACCTGGGGCATTAGGAAATACCCCTCCATTTCTTGGTCAACATGGATTTAACTTTTTTCCTGGTAATGCTGATTTCTCTACATGGGGGACAAGTGGATCTCAGGGACAATCAACACAAAGTTCTGCTTATAGTAGCAGTTATGGCTATCCACCTAGTTCTCTTGGGAGAGCTATTACCGATGGACAGGCTGGATTTGGCAGTGATACTTTGAGTAAGGTGCCTGGCATTAGCAGTATTGAGCAAGGCATGACCGGACTGAAAATTGGTGGTGACCTGACAGCTGCAGTGACAAAAACTGTAGGTACAGCCTTGAGCAGCAGTGGTATGACTAGCATTGCAACCAATAGTGTGCCCCCAGTTAGCAGTGCAGCGCCTAAACCGACCTCCTGGGCTGCCATTGCCAGAAAGCCTGCCAAACCTCAACCGAAACTTAAACCCAAGGGCAATGTGGGAATTGGGGGTTCTGCTGTACCACCACCTCCTATAAAACACAACATGAATATTGGAACTTGGGATGAAAAGGGGTCAGTGGTAAAGGCTCCACCAACCCAACCAGTTCTGCCTCCTCAAACTATAATCCAGCAGCCTCAGCCATTAATTCAACCACCACCATTGGTGCAAAGCCAACTGCCTCAACAGCAGCCTCAGCCACCACAACCACAGCAGCAACAAGGACCTCAGCCACAGGCCCAGCCTCACCAAGTGCAGCCCCAACAGCAGCAGCTGCAGAATCGCTGGGTAGCTCCTCGGAATAGGGGAGCTGGATTCAACCAGAACAATGGAGTGGGCGGTGAAAACTTTGGTTTAGGTGTTGTTCCTGTCAGTGCTTCACCTTCTAGTGTAGAAGTGCATCCAGTGCTGGAGAAGCTAAAGGCCATAAACAATTATAATCCCAAAGACTTTGACTGGAACCTGAAGAATGGACGTGTGTTTATAATTAAAAGCTATTCTGAGGATGACATACACCGTTCAATTAAGTACTCTATCTGGTGTAGTACTGAGCATGGTAATAAGCGTTTGGATGCAGCTTACCGTTCCCTGAATGGGAAAGGCCCACTCTATTTACTCTTCAGTGTGAATGGCAGTGGACATTTTTGTGGAGTGGCTGAAATGAAGTCTGTTGTGGACTATAATGCATATGCTGGTGTCTGGTCTCAGGATAAGTGGAAGGGCAAATTTGAAGTTAAATGGATCTTTGTCAAAGATGTTCCCAATAACCAGTTACGGCATATTCGCTTagaaaataatgacaacaaaCCAGTTACCAATTCAAGGGACACTCAAGAGGTACCCCTAGAAAAAGCTAAGCAAGTGCTTAAAATAATTGCTACTTTCAAGCATACCACCTCAATCTTTGATGACTTTGCACATTATGAAAAGCGtcaagaagaggaggaagccatGCGTAGG gagagaaatagaaacaaacaataa
- the YTHDF3 gene encoding YTH domain-containing family protein 3 isoform X2, producing MSATSVDQRPKGQGNKVSVQNGSIHQKDAVNDDDFEPYLSSQTNQSNSYPPMSDPYMPSYYAPSIGFPYSLGEAAWSTAGDQPMPYLTTYGQMSNGEHHYIPDGVFSQPGALGNTPPFLGQHGFNFFPGNADFSTWGTSGSQGQSTQSSAYSSSYGYPPSSLGRAITDGQAGFGSDTLSKVPGISSIEQGMTGLKIGGDLTAAVTKTVGTALSSSGMTSIATNSVPPVSSAAPKPTSWAAIARKPAKPQPKLKPKGNVGIGGSAVPPPPIKHNMNIGTWDEKGSVVKAPPTQPVLPPQTIIQQPQPLIQPPPLVQSQLPQQQPQPPQPQQQQGPQPQAQPHQVQPQQQQLQNRWVAPRNRGAGFNQNNGVGGENFGLGVVPVSASPSSVEVHPVLEKLKAINNYNPKDFDWNLKNGRVFIIKSYSEDDIHRSIKYSIWCSTEHGNKRLDAAYRSLNGKGPLYLLFSVNGSGHFCGVAEMKSVVDYNAYAGVWSQDKWKGKFEVKWIFVKDVPNNQLRHIRLENNDNKPVTNSRDTQEVPLEKAKQVLKIIATFKHTTSIFDDFAHYEKRQEEEEAMRRERNRNKQ from the exons ATGTCAGCCACTAGCGTGGATCAG AGACCTAAAgggcaaggaaataaag ttTCAGTACAAAACGGTTCGATTCATCAAAAAGATGCTGTAAATGATGATGATTTTGAGCCATACTTAAGTAGCCAGACAAATCAG AGTAACAGCTATCCACCAATGTCAGATCCATATATGCCTAGTTACTATGCTCCATCCATTGGATTTCCATATTCTCTTGGGGAAGCAGCATGGTCCACGGCTGGAGACCAACCTATGCCGTATCTGACAACCTATGGACAAATGAGTAATGGAGAACATCATTATATACCAGATGGTGTGTTTAGTCAACCTGGGGCATTAGGAAATACCCCTCCATTTCTTGGTCAACATGGATTTAACTTTTTTCCTGGTAATGCTGATTTCTCTACATGGGGGACAAGTGGATCTCAGGGACAATCAACACAAAGTTCTGCTTATAGTAGCAGTTATGGCTATCCACCTAGTTCTCTTGGGAGAGCTATTACCGATGGACAGGCTGGATTTGGCAGTGATACTTTGAGTAAGGTGCCTGGCATTAGCAGTATTGAGCAAGGCATGACCGGACTGAAAATTGGTGGTGACCTGACAGCTGCAGTGACAAAAACTGTAGGTACAGCCTTGAGCAGCAGTGGTATGACTAGCATTGCAACCAATAGTGTGCCCCCAGTTAGCAGTGCAGCGCCTAAACCGACCTCCTGGGCTGCCATTGCCAGAAAGCCTGCCAAACCTCAACCGAAACTTAAACCCAAGGGCAATGTGGGAATTGGGGGTTCTGCTGTACCACCACCTCCTATAAAACACAACATGAATATTGGAACTTGGGATGAAAAGGGGTCAGTGGTAAAGGCTCCACCAACCCAACCAGTTCTGCCTCCTCAAACTATAATCCAGCAGCCTCAGCCATTAATTCAACCACCACCATTGGTGCAAAGCCAACTGCCTCAACAGCAGCCTCAGCCACCACAACCACAGCAGCAACAAGGACCTCAGCCACAGGCCCAGCCTCACCAAGTGCAGCCCCAACAGCAGCAGCTGCAGAATCGCTGGGTAGCTCCTCGGAATAGGGGAGCTGGATTCAACCAGAACAATGGAGTGGGCGGTGAAAACTTTGGTTTAGGTGTTGTTCCTGTCAGTGCTTCACCTTCTAGTGTAGAAGTGCATCCAGTGCTGGAGAAGCTAAAGGCCATAAACAATTATAATCCCAAAGACTTTGACTGGAACCTGAAGAATGGACGTGTGTTTATAATTAAAAGCTATTCTGAGGATGACATACACCGTTCAATTAAGTACTCTATCTGGTGTAGTACTGAGCATGGTAATAAGCGTTTGGATGCAGCTTACCGTTCCCTGAATGGGAAAGGCCCACTCTATTTACTCTTCAGTGTGAATGGCAGTGGACATTTTTGTGGAGTGGCTGAAATGAAGTCTGTTGTGGACTATAATGCATATGCTGGTGTCTGGTCTCAGGATAAGTGGAAGGGCAAATTTGAAGTTAAATGGATCTTTGTCAAAGATGTTCCCAATAACCAGTTACGGCATATTCGCTTagaaaataatgacaacaaaCCAGTTACCAATTCAAGGGACACTCAAGAGGTACCCCTAGAAAAAGCTAAGCAAGTGCTTAAAATAATTGCTACTTTCAAGCATACCACCTCAATCTTTGATGACTTTGCACATTATGAAAAGCGtcaagaagaggaggaagccatGCGTAGG gagagaaatagaaacaaacaataa
- the YTHDF3 gene encoding YTH domain-containing family protein 3 isoform X3 — protein MSDPYMPSYYAPSIGFPYSLGEAAWSTAGDQPMPYLTTYGQMSNGEHHYIPDGVFSQPGALGNTPPFLGQHGFNFFPGNADFSTWGTSGSQGQSTQSSAYSSSYGYPPSSLGRAITDGQAGFGSDTLSKVPGISSIEQGMTGLKIGGDLTAAVTKTVGTALSSSGMTSIATNSVPPVSSAAPKPTSWAAIARKPAKPQPKLKPKGNVGIGGSAVPPPPIKHNMNIGTWDEKGSVVKAPPTQPVLPPQTIIQQPQPLIQPPPLVQSQLPQQQPQPPQPQQQQGPQPQAQPHQVQPQQQQLQNRWVAPRNRGAGFNQNNGVGGENFGLGVVPVSASPSSVEVHPVLEKLKAINNYNPKDFDWNLKNGRVFIIKSYSEDDIHRSIKYSIWCSTEHGNKRLDAAYRSLNGKGPLYLLFSVNGSGHFCGVAEMKSVVDYNAYAGVWSQDKWKGKFEVKWIFVKDVPNNQLRHIRLENNDNKPVTNSRDTQEVPLEKAKQVLKIIATFKHTTSIFDDFAHYEKRQEEEEAMRRERNRNKQ, from the exons ATGTCAGATCCATATATGCCTAGTTACTATGCTCCATCCATTGGATTTCCATATTCTCTTGGGGAAGCAGCATGGTCCACGGCTGGAGACCAACCTATGCCGTATCTGACAACCTATGGACAAATGAGTAATGGAGAACATCATTATATACCAGATGGTGTGTTTAGTCAACCTGGGGCATTAGGAAATACCCCTCCATTTCTTGGTCAACATGGATTTAACTTTTTTCCTGGTAATGCTGATTTCTCTACATGGGGGACAAGTGGATCTCAGGGACAATCAACACAAAGTTCTGCTTATAGTAGCAGTTATGGCTATCCACCTAGTTCTCTTGGGAGAGCTATTACCGATGGACAGGCTGGATTTGGCAGTGATACTTTGAGTAAGGTGCCTGGCATTAGCAGTATTGAGCAAGGCATGACCGGACTGAAAATTGGTGGTGACCTGACAGCTGCAGTGACAAAAACTGTAGGTACAGCCTTGAGCAGCAGTGGTATGACTAGCATTGCAACCAATAGTGTGCCCCCAGTTAGCAGTGCAGCGCCTAAACCGACCTCCTGGGCTGCCATTGCCAGAAAGCCTGCCAAACCTCAACCGAAACTTAAACCCAAGGGCAATGTGGGAATTGGGGGTTCTGCTGTACCACCACCTCCTATAAAACACAACATGAATATTGGAACTTGGGATGAAAAGGGGTCAGTGGTAAAGGCTCCACCAACCCAACCAGTTCTGCCTCCTCAAACTATAATCCAGCAGCCTCAGCCATTAATTCAACCACCACCATTGGTGCAAAGCCAACTGCCTCAACAGCAGCCTCAGCCACCACAACCACAGCAGCAACAAGGACCTCAGCCACAGGCCCAGCCTCACCAAGTGCAGCCCCAACAGCAGCAGCTGCAGAATCGCTGGGTAGCTCCTCGGAATAGGGGAGCTGGATTCAACCAGAACAATGGAGTGGGCGGTGAAAACTTTGGTTTAGGTGTTGTTCCTGTCAGTGCTTCACCTTCTAGTGTAGAAGTGCATCCAGTGCTGGAGAAGCTAAAGGCCATAAACAATTATAATCCCAAAGACTTTGACTGGAACCTGAAGAATGGACGTGTGTTTATAATTAAAAGCTATTCTGAGGATGACATACACCGTTCAATTAAGTACTCTATCTGGTGTAGTACTGAGCATGGTAATAAGCGTTTGGATGCAGCTTACCGTTCCCTGAATGGGAAAGGCCCACTCTATTTACTCTTCAGTGTGAATGGCAGTGGACATTTTTGTGGAGTGGCTGAAATGAAGTCTGTTGTGGACTATAATGCATATGCTGGTGTCTGGTCTCAGGATAAGTGGAAGGGCAAATTTGAAGTTAAATGGATCTTTGTCAAAGATGTTCCCAATAACCAGTTACGGCATATTCGCTTagaaaataatgacaacaaaCCAGTTACCAATTCAAGGGACACTCAAGAGGTACCCCTAGAAAAAGCTAAGCAAGTGCTTAAAATAATTGCTACTTTCAAGCATACCACCTCAATCTTTGATGACTTTGCACATTATGAAAAGCGtcaagaagaggaggaagccatGCGTAGG gagagaaatagaaacaaacaataa